From one Prochlorococcus marinus str. MIT 0912 genomic stretch:
- a CDS encoding circularly permuted type 2 ATP-grasp protein gives MFKNYQPKKGYDEYFSSDDFLPRSSLEPLLSSLGEMGLDQLNISHEVARKLLLRHGATFRLNDSGNKGSERILPFDPLPRVIGASEWLDLEIGLIQRLEAIDLFLADVYGKQQIIKDGIIPRDLIESSDGWRPEMKGFVLPLGKWCHVSGLDLIRDGKGEWLVLEDNLRCPSGVAYFLENRLVMKRIFPSLFNGRVVRPIDDYPSYLLKSLQELAVWTDTPKVVLLTPGVFNSAYFEHSYLAQQMGVQLVEGNDLVCQNQNVYLKTTSGIKKVDVIYRRIDDDYLDPKFFRKDSMLGVPGLIEVLRKGRVAIANAPGTGLADDKLIYTFVPEMIRYYLKEEPRINNVKTYVCARRNDLNFVLENLEKLVVKSVSEAGGYGMLIGPHSSQIDIDKFSAKIKANPRNYIAQPTLDLSTVPSLSEGVVYPCHVDLRPYVLRGKNTWVSPGGLTRVALKRDSLIVNSSQGGGCKDTWVVSK, from the coding sequence ATGTTTAAAAATTATCAGCCCAAAAAAGGATATGACGAGTACTTTTCTTCTGACGATTTTTTACCTAGATCATCTCTAGAGCCATTACTTTCCTCTTTAGGAGAGATGGGGTTAGATCAGTTGAACATAAGTCATGAAGTCGCAAGAAAACTTCTTCTTCGCCATGGAGCAACTTTCCGTCTAAATGATTCTGGTAACAAAGGTTCTGAAAGGATTCTGCCTTTTGACCCTCTTCCTAGAGTTATTGGTGCTTCAGAATGGTTAGATTTAGAGATAGGACTAATACAAAGACTCGAAGCAATAGATTTATTTTTAGCAGACGTATATGGAAAACAGCAGATAATTAAAGATGGGATTATTCCAAGAGATCTCATTGAGAGTTCTGATGGATGGCGACCTGAGATGAAGGGCTTTGTTCTTCCACTAGGGAAATGGTGCCATGTCTCTGGTCTTGATCTTATTAGAGATGGCAAAGGGGAGTGGTTGGTTTTAGAGGATAATCTTCGCTGCCCTTCAGGTGTTGCTTATTTCTTAGAAAATAGATTAGTTATGAAAAGGATTTTTCCAAGCCTTTTTAATGGAAGAGTTGTTAGGCCTATTGATGATTATCCTTCATATTTACTGAAATCACTTCAGGAATTAGCAGTGTGGACGGATACCCCAAAAGTTGTTCTGCTAACTCCTGGAGTTTTTAATAGTGCATATTTTGAGCACAGTTACTTAGCTCAACAAATGGGGGTTCAATTAGTAGAAGGAAATGATTTAGTTTGTCAGAACCAAAATGTTTATTTGAAAACTACTTCTGGCATTAAAAAAGTTGATGTAATTTATCGTCGAATAGATGATGATTACTTAGATCCTAAGTTCTTTAGAAAAGATTCAATGCTAGGTGTTCCAGGTCTTATTGAGGTTTTGAGAAAAGGTAGAGTCGCTATTGCAAATGCTCCTGGGACAGGGCTGGCAGATGATAAATTAATTTATACTTTCGTTCCTGAAATGATTAGGTATTATTTAAAAGAGGAACCAAGAATTAATAATGTTAAAACATATGTTTGTGCAAGAAGAAATGATCTGAACTTTGTATTAGAAAACCTTGAAAAATTAGTTGTAAAAAGTGTATCTGAAGCGGGCGGATATGGAATGTTAATTGGCCCACACTCCTCTCAAATAGATATAGATAAATTTTCAGCAAAAATAAAAGCTAATCCAAGAAATTATATAGCTCAGCCAACATTAGATTTATCTACAGTTCCATCACTTAGTGAAGGCGTAGTTTACCCCTGCCATGTTGACTTAAGACCCTATGTCCTCAGAGGCAAGAATACTTGGGTAAGCCCTGGAGGATTAACAAGAGTAGCCTTGAAAAGAGATTCTTTAATTGTTAATTCATCTCAAGGAGGTGGCTGTAAGGACACTTGGGTTGTGAGTAAATAA